The genomic DNA GCGACGCAGTGGGTAGGGGACAAAGGTTGGGAACATCATTTGTTACAAGCGCAGCTAATGCGATCGGTTGCAGTCGGATCTCTTACCCGATTTTCTCCCCTCAATCCGGTAACAATCTTAAGCATTAAAAAGCGGTCATTGGGCTAAATGATCGAGAACAGGGAACAAGGAACAGGAACAGAAAACGAAAATTTCTGTTTCCTTGTTCCACCGGATTTGGTAGCCTAAAAAGCAAAATCAGGGTTCGAGATCAAAAAAATGGTAAAAATTCTCTCCCGAAATAGAACAATACCGTCCCTGTAATTAGCAAACAAAAGATTCCCGCTGCACCAGCTAAAGGTTTACCGTTTTTTCCTGTAAACCATGCTGAACCCTTTCCTGTATAAGTAATTAATTGAGCAGAATCGATCGTCGTCAATGCCCAAATCCAACCCGCGTGTAATCCGATCGCTAAACTTAAGTTACCATTGTCTACCCAACGAGCCAGAACTAACACTAAACCCATCAAAAATAAACCTGGCAGTTGGGGCAAAGTTTCCTCAATTTCCCAAACCAAGTGCAGCAACGCAAAAATCAAGCTAGAAACTACTGCCCCTAACCATAAAGTATAACTTTCCTGCAATTCATTGAGCAGAAAACCACGAAAAATTAACTCTTCTGTACCACTTACCCATAATCCTAAAACCAGGGTTGTCAGTAGAGTTTGCCAGAGCTTTAGATCGGGTTGCCAATGCCAATTTATCCACCCGAAAGTGGACTCGATCGCAAAAACAACTATGATGCCAATTACGCCAATAGCTAATCCGAACCCCAGAGAAATCAAAAAAGTTAGTTTCCCTGAGATTCCATAATCCAAAAAAGACACGCCCTCTACCCTGGCAATTCCCCAAAGTAACAAAGGAGCAATCAGGTAAAGGGATGCCAAAAGTGGAATTTTTTGTGCTGCCCCCAAGGGCTTAGGAGGGTACCATTTGAGGGCATAAGCTATGGGAATAGCTATTGGCAACCAGCACCCCAACCAAGCTAAGAAAAAGGCAATTATCTTAACAGGTGCGGTCGCCTCAGTATAAAACACCAGCATTTAGCTTAGCTATGTTTGTCAAATAAATTCATAGCTACAAACAGCAGATAGATTGAGTCAGAAGCCAAAAGTCTGCCTGGATAAATCAAGGGAAAACAAACTCGTTTTCACCTTTGACAACTGACCTGAGAGCTTATTCTTCCTCGTCGGAATCCTCATCTTCATCTAAGTCTGCTTTACCATTAGATGATGCTTTATCTGCATCAACCTGAATCAGGTGAATATGCTTATAGCCTAGTTTGATTTCAAATTCATCACCTGATTTTAAACCCATTGCCTCGGTGTAGGTTGCACCAATAACAATTTGTCCATTTTTATGTACACTTACCCGATATGTAGGTTCGCGTCCACGACCATCTTTAGGGCCTTCAGGACTTAAAGGAATGCCTCTTGCTGCCAATACAGCATCATAAAAATCAGTCAGATTTACACGAGTCTGGTTATTTTTAGTGGTCGTGAAGTACCCACAACGCTTTGCTGTTTCACGACGGGGTAGGTTGGAAAGTTCTTTTACTTTTTGTAGCAGTGCCTTTCCTGTTAATGGGGTTGTTGCTGTGTCACTCATCGCTTTCGTGAAATATCCAATCTTTAACTTAGTTAATAGAGTCAAGACCTAAATTGGCCTTATAAAGAATATATCGTTAAATCTCATATTTTTAACAACTATTTTTGGCAATCCCTAACTTGAGTAAAAAGCTTAATTTAGATTTTGGAATTTTCAGTTACTCCATCACCCTGGTAAGTGGTAATCATCAAGGATGTTTACCTGGATTTTATCCAAACAGATACATAGTGCTACATAATTGCAAGAGTAAGTCTGGCAAAAGTTCAACTGTTACACTTAGTCAAGATATCTAATATATTCCTCTCACTTGTCTGATAGCTTTTCTGGTAAGATGTGTGGGACATCACAGGGAA from Phormidium ambiguum IAM M-71 includes the following:
- a CDS encoding AbrB family transcriptional regulator, which encodes MSDTATTPLTGKALLQKVKELSNLPRRETAKRCGYFTTTKNNQTRVNLTDFYDAVLAARGIPLSPEGPKDGRGREPTYRVSVHKNGQIVIGATYTEAMGLKSGDEFEIKLGYKHIHLIQVDADKASSNGKADLDEDEDSDEEE
- a CDS encoding CPBP family intramembrane glutamic endopeptidase; the encoded protein is MLVFYTEATAPVKIIAFFLAWLGCWLPIAIPIAYALKWYPPKPLGAAQKIPLLASLYLIAPLLLWGIARVEGVSFLDYGISGKLTFLISLGFGLAIGVIGIIVVFAIESTFGWINWHWQPDLKLWQTLLTTLVLGLWVSGTEELIFRGFLLNELQESYTLWLGAVVSSLIFALLHLVWEIEETLPQLPGLFLMGLVLVLARWVDNGNLSLAIGLHAGWIWALTTIDSAQLITYTGKGSAWFTGKNGKPLAGAAGIFCLLITGTVLFYFGREFLPFF